In a single window of the Bradyrhizobium erythrophlei genome:
- a CDS encoding CBS domain-containing protein, with protein MQVGDILRKKTARVATVRMNETVAIAAQLMRASNISALVVKDVVRTEGNTAVGMFTERDVVRAIAEHGAAGVNLKVSQLISVQQLVSCSSADTLEHARHLMNEKHIRHLPVIDNYSLIGVVSIRDISTAFDNEAIAATRTDSAA; from the coding sequence ATGCAAGTCGGAGACATCCTGCGCAAGAAAACTGCCCGCGTTGCAACGGTTCGAATGAACGAAACCGTCGCCATTGCCGCCCAACTGATGCGCGCCAGCAATATCAGCGCGCTTGTGGTCAAGGACGTCGTCCGGACCGAAGGCAACACCGCGGTCGGCATGTTTACCGAACGCGATGTGGTTCGCGCGATCGCCGAGCACGGCGCGGCCGGCGTCAATCTGAAAGTCTCCCAGTTGATTTCAGTGCAGCAGCTGGTCTCCTGCAGTTCGGCCGATACGCTCGAACACGCCCGTCACCTGATGAACGAAAAACACATCCGCCATCTGCCTGTGATCGACAATTACAGCCTGATCGGCGTGGTTAGTATCCGCGACATCTCGACCGCGTTCGACAACGAGGCGATCGCTGCGACGCGAACCGACTCGGCCGCCTGA
- the frc gene encoding formyl-CoA transferase — MTKALKGVRILDFTHVQSGPTCTQLLAWFGADVIKVERPGVGDITRGQLQDVPNVDSLYFTMLNHNKRSITLDTKNPKGKEVLTALIKSCDVLVENFGPGVLDRMGFPWEKIQAINPKMIVASIKGFGPGPYEDCKVYENVAQCTGGAASTTGFRDGLPLVTGAQIGDSGTGLHLALGIVTALYQRTVTGKGQKVTAAMQDGVLNLARVKLRDQQRLAHGPLKEYSQFGEGIPFGDAVPRAGNDSGGGQPGRILKCKGWETDPNAYIYFITQAPVWEKICDIIGEPGWKTHPDYAKPPARLSRLNEIFARIEQWTMTKTKFEAMEILNKDDIPCGPILSMKELAEDQSLRATGTVVEVDHPKRGKYLSVGNPIKLSDSPTEVLRSPLLGEHTDEILRQVLGFTDHQVAEIRDSGALDPPRKVAAE, encoded by the coding sequence ATGACAAAGGCGCTGAAGGGCGTTCGCATTCTCGATTTCACCCACGTCCAGTCAGGACCGACCTGCACGCAGTTGCTGGCATGGTTCGGCGCCGACGTGATCAAGGTCGAGCGCCCCGGCGTCGGCGACATCACGCGCGGTCAATTGCAGGATGTGCCGAATGTCGACAGCCTGTATTTCACCATGCTCAACCACAACAAGCGCTCGATCACGCTCGACACCAAGAACCCGAAGGGCAAGGAAGTCCTCACTGCCCTGATCAAGAGCTGCGACGTGCTGGTGGAAAATTTCGGCCCCGGCGTGCTCGACCGCATGGGCTTTCCCTGGGAAAAGATTCAGGCGATCAATCCGAAAATGATCGTTGCCTCGATCAAGGGTTTCGGCCCTGGTCCCTACGAGGACTGCAAGGTCTATGAGAACGTCGCCCAGTGCACCGGCGGCGCGGCATCGACCACCGGTTTCCGCGACGGCTTGCCGCTGGTCACCGGCGCGCAGATCGGCGACAGCGGCACCGGGCTGCATCTGGCGCTCGGGATCGTCACCGCGCTCTATCAGCGCACCGTCACCGGCAAGGGCCAAAAGGTCACCGCCGCGATGCAGGACGGGGTTTTGAACCTGGCGCGCGTCAAGCTGCGCGATCAGCAGCGCCTCGCCCATGGTCCGCTCAAGGAGTACAGCCAGTTCGGTGAAGGCATTCCGTTCGGCGACGCCGTGCCACGCGCCGGCAACGATTCCGGCGGCGGCCAGCCGGGCCGCATCCTGAAGTGCAAGGGCTGGGAGACCGATCCAAATGCCTACATCTACTTCATCACCCAGGCGCCGGTCTGGGAGAAGATTTGCGACATCATCGGCGAGCCCGGCTGGAAGACCCATCCGGATTACGCCAAGCCGCCTGCCCGGCTGTCGCGCCTGAACGAGATCTTCGCCCGCATCGAGCAATGGACGATGACGAAGACAAAATTCGAGGCGATGGAGATCCTCAACAAGGACGACATTCCCTGCGGCCCGATCCTGTCGATGAAGGAGCTGGCGGAAGATCAGTCGCTGCGCGCCACCGGCACCGTGGTCGAGGTCGATCATCCCAAACGCGGCAAGTATCTGTCGGTCGGCAATCCGATCAAACTGTCGGACAGCCCCACCGAAGTGCTGCGCTCGCCGCTGCTCGGCGAACATACCGACGAAATCCTGCGCCAGGTTCTTGGCTTTACCGACCATCAGGTCGCGGAGATCCGCGATTCCGGCGCGCTCGATCCGCCGCGGAAGGTCGCCGCCGAATAA
- a CDS encoding GntR family transcriptional regulator gives MAEAEIAIVRIVPETSFKNKAYEALKEAILKMDIYATPEPVMLDERALSERLGVSRTPIREAIAMLEQDGFVKTVPRRGIIVVRRTKSEIVDMIRAWAALESMAARLITTTARKKDISALRDFFRNFGKDRLPQDHVEEYSKANIAFHQALISLSESPVLVDMTNDILLHVRGYRQLTIGRVDRTATSLPEHMAIIEALEERDTELAEKRARDHTLGLAAYVEAHGQELF, from the coding sequence ATGGCCGAGGCAGAGATTGCAATCGTCCGAATTGTGCCGGAGACAAGCTTCAAGAACAAGGCCTACGAGGCCTTGAAAGAAGCCATCCTCAAGATGGACATCTACGCGACGCCCGAACCAGTGATGCTTGACGAGCGGGCGCTATCGGAGCGCCTCGGCGTCAGCCGGACTCCAATCCGCGAGGCGATCGCGATGCTGGAGCAGGACGGTTTCGTCAAGACCGTGCCGCGCCGCGGCATTATCGTCGTACGCCGCACCAAGAGCGAGATCGTCGACATGATCCGGGCCTGGGCCGCGCTCGAAAGCATGGCCGCGCGGTTGATCACGACCACCGCGCGCAAAAAGGACATTTCCGCGCTGCGCGACTTTTTCAGGAATTTCGGCAAGGACCGCCTGCCGCAGGATCACGTCGAGGAATATTCGAAGGCCAACATTGCTTTCCATCAGGCCCTGATCTCGCTCAGCGAGTCGCCGGTGCTGGTCGATATGACCAACGACATCCTGCTGCACGTGCGCGGCTACCGGCAGCTGACGATCGGACGCGTCGACCGCACCGCAACGTCGTTGCCCGAGCACATGGCGATCATCGAAGCACTCGAGGAACGCGATACCGAGCTTGCGGAAAAGCGGGCGCGCGATCACACGCTCGGCCTGGCCGCTTATGTGGAAGCCCACGGCCAAGAGCTGTTCTAA
- a CDS encoding acetate--CoA ligase family protein produces MSNSKDAVRKILDLVKADKRTSLTAPEGKLVCDAYGIPVPKEGVAKSAAEASKIATDMGFPVVMKIVSPDILHKTEAGGVMVGVKTAADVEQNYATILANAKKYKSDAKIEGIQVQQMLTGGTEVIIGSITDGSFGKLVAFGLGGVLVEILKDITFRLAPATKADALSMLDGIQAHDMLKGVRGGDPVSRDALADIIVKVSQLVSDFPEIVELDLNPVFATKKDAIAADVRIVVDYDYKPRPAPRPTEEIVTAMNRIMQPKAVAVIGASAEDGKIGNSVMKNLINGGYKGDIYPIHPKAAEILGYKAYKSVKDVPGVIDTAVFAIPAKFVAGALVECGEKKIPGAVLIPSGFAEAGAPELQAEIVEIGKKYNVRLMGPNIYGFYYTPANLCATFCTAYDVKGSAALSSQSGGIGMAIIGFSRSAKMGVSAIVGLGNKSDIDEDDLLAFFEQDPNTTIIAQHCEDLKDGRAFAEAAKRVSKKKPVVVLKAGRTSAGAKAASSHTGALAGNDKIYEDVLKQSGVIRARSLRQLLEFARGIPVLPTPKGENVLIITGAGGSGVLLSDSVIDNGLSLMAMPPDLDAAFRKFIPPFGAAGNPVDITGGEPPITYVNTVKLGLSDERIHSLILGYWHTIVTPPMVFARNMVEVKKEMEAKGFVKPIVASLAGDVEVEEAAEYLYQNGIPAYAYSTELPVEVLGAKYKWARGAGLL; encoded by the coding sequence ATGTCGAATTCTAAAGATGCGGTCCGCAAAATACTCGATCTCGTCAAAGCGGACAAACGCACAAGCCTGACGGCGCCGGAAGGCAAACTGGTGTGCGACGCGTACGGCATTCCGGTTCCTAAGGAGGGCGTGGCCAAATCCGCCGCCGAGGCCTCGAAGATCGCGACCGACATGGGCTTTCCGGTGGTCATGAAGATCGTCTCGCCGGATATCCTTCACAAGACCGAAGCCGGCGGCGTGATGGTCGGCGTCAAGACCGCCGCCGACGTCGAACAGAACTACGCGACCATTCTGGCCAACGCCAAGAAATACAAATCCGACGCCAAGATCGAGGGCATCCAGGTGCAGCAGATGCTGACCGGCGGCACCGAGGTCATCATCGGCTCCATCACCGATGGATCGTTCGGCAAGCTCGTGGCCTTCGGCCTTGGCGGCGTGCTGGTCGAGATCCTCAAGGACATCACCTTCCGTCTCGCGCCCGCCACCAAGGCTGACGCGTTGTCGATGCTCGACGGCATCCAGGCCCATGACATGCTCAAGGGTGTGCGCGGCGGCGACCCGGTCAGCCGCGACGCGCTGGCCGACATCATTGTCAAGGTATCGCAGCTGGTCAGCGATTTCCCGGAAATCGTCGAACTCGATCTCAACCCGGTATTCGCCACGAAGAAGGACGCGATCGCCGCCGACGTGCGCATCGTCGTCGACTACGATTACAAGCCGCGCCCGGCGCCGCGTCCGACCGAGGAAATCGTCACGGCGATGAACCGCATCATGCAACCGAAAGCGGTTGCCGTGATCGGCGCGTCCGCCGAGGACGGCAAGATCGGCAACTCCGTGATGAAGAACCTCATCAACGGTGGCTACAAGGGCGACATCTATCCGATCCACCCGAAGGCAGCCGAGATCCTGGGCTACAAGGCCTACAAGAGCGTCAAGGACGTTCCCGGCGTGATCGACACCGCTGTGTTCGCGATTCCGGCAAAATTCGTCGCCGGTGCGCTGGTCGAATGCGGCGAGAAGAAAATTCCCGGCGCCGTTCTGATTCCTTCCGGCTTTGCCGAAGCGGGCGCGCCCGAGTTGCAGGCCGAGATCGTCGAAATCGGCAAGAAGTACAATGTCCGGCTGATGGGGCCGAACATCTACGGCTTCTACTATACGCCCGCCAATCTCTGCGCCACGTTCTGCACCGCCTACGACGTCAAGGGCAGTGCCGCGCTGTCGTCGCAGTCCGGCGGCATCGGCATGGCGATCATCGGCTTCTCGCGCTCCGCCAAGATGGGCGTCTCCGCGATCGTCGGCCTCGGCAACAAGTCCGATATCGATGAGGACGATCTGCTGGCGTTCTTTGAGCAGGATCCGAACACGACGATCATCGCCCAGCATTGCGAAGACCTGAAAGACGGCCGCGCTTTCGCCGAAGCCGCCAAGCGCGTCTCCAAGAAGAAGCCGGTAGTGGTGCTCAAGGCGGGCCGCACCTCGGCCGGCGCCAAGGCCGCTTCCTCGCATACCGGCGCGCTCGCCGGCAACGACAAGATCTACGAGGACGTCCTGAAGCAGTCCGGCGTGATCCGCGCCCGCAGCTTGAGGCAGTTGCTCGAATTCGCGCGCGGCATTCCGGTATTGCCGACGCCGAAGGGCGAGAACGTGCTGATCATCACCGGCGCCGGCGGCTCGGGCGTGCTGCTTTCGGACTCGGTGATCGACAACGGTCTGTCGCTGATGGCGATGCCGCCGGATCTCGACGCCGCGTTCCGCAAGTTCATCCCGCCGTTCGGCGCCGCCGGAAACCCGGTCGACATCACCGGCGGCGAGCCGCCGATCACCTATGTCAACACCGTCAAGCTCGGTCTGTCCGACGAGCGCATCCATTCGCTGATCCTCGGCTACTGGCACACCATCGTCACGCCGCCGATGGTGTTCGCCCGCAACATGGTCGAGGTGAAGAAGGAGATGGAGGCCAAGGGCTTCGTGAAGCCGATCGTCGCCTCGCTCGCCGGCGACGTCGAGGTCGAGGAGGCCGCCGAATATCTCTACCAGAACGGCATCCCGGCCTATGCCTATTCGACCGAACTGCCGGTCGAGGTGCTCGGCGCCAAGTACAAATGGGCACGCGGCGCAGGCCTGCTGTAA
- a CDS encoding 2-dehydropantoate 2-reductase yields MKICIYGAGAIGGYLGVQLVRAGADVSLVARGAHLAAMRANGLKLLIDGEERVVRPRCTDNPAELGPQDVVIVCLKAHSITGAIEAMAPLLGPRTRIVTAVNGIPYWYFYRHGGRHEGATLESIDPGGRQWRELTPQRAIGCIVYPATEIEAPGVIRHVYGNRFPLGEPSGEISPDVERLSALFVAAGLQAPVLERIRDEIWLKLWGNVCLNPISALTHATLDVICSDPTTRALSKAIMLETQAIAETFGVKFRVDVERRIEGARKVGAHKTSMLQDLEHGRPMEIDPLVTVVQEMGLLTGIPTPALDAVLALVAQRAKIAGLYGDHRPAPAKTPVFA; encoded by the coding sequence ATGAAAATCTGCATCTACGGCGCCGGCGCGATCGGCGGATATCTCGGAGTGCAGTTGGTGCGCGCGGGTGCCGATGTCAGCCTCGTCGCGCGCGGCGCCCATCTCGCCGCGATGCGCGCCAACGGATTGAAATTACTGATCGATGGCGAGGAACGCGTGGTGCGGCCGCGCTGCACCGACAACCCCGCCGAGCTCGGGCCGCAGGATGTCGTGATCGTCTGCCTGAAGGCGCATTCCATCACCGGCGCGATCGAGGCGATGGCGCCGCTGCTCGGCCCGCGAACCCGCATCGTCACCGCGGTCAACGGGATTCCCTATTGGTATTTCTACCGGCACGGCGGCCGCCACGAGGGGGCGACGCTGGAGAGCATCGACCCCGGCGGCCGGCAGTGGCGCGAGCTGACGCCGCAGCGCGCAATCGGATGCATCGTCTATCCCGCGACCGAAATCGAGGCGCCCGGCGTGATCCGCCATGTCTACGGCAACCGCTTTCCCCTGGGCGAGCCGTCGGGAGAGATCAGTCCGGACGTCGAGCGGCTTTCCGCCTTGTTCGTCGCGGCAGGGTTGCAGGCCCCGGTGCTCGAGCGCATCCGCGACGAGATCTGGCTCAAGCTGTGGGGCAACGTCTGCCTCAATCCGATCAGCGCGTTGACCCATGCCACGCTTGACGTGATCTGTTCCGATCCGACCACGCGCGCGCTCTCGAAGGCGATCATGCTGGAAACCCAGGCGATCGCCGAAACCTTCGGCGTCAAGTTCCGCGTCGACGTCGAGCGGCGGATCGAGGGCGCGCGCAAGGTCGGTGCCCACAAGACCTCGATGCTGCAGGATCTCGAACACGGACGCCCGATGGAGATCGATCCATTGGTGACGGTGGTTCAGGAAATGGGCTTGTTGACCGGGATTCCGACGCCGGCGCTG
- a CDS encoding DUF1236 domain-containing protein: MGTRRRPAVRFCSTRFPEMPSGSPGGIFLAVGAGMEIPNAVITSVQRERVPSVTLQERVVVGVELWPVPSYSEYRYAVVNDRRVIVEPRTRQIIKIID; this comes from the coding sequence ATGGGCACGCGGCGCAGGCCTGCTGTAAGATTCTGCTCAACAAGGTTTCCAGAAATGCCGTCCGGTTCTCCGGGCGGCATTTTTCTTGCTGTCGGCGCGGGCATGGAAATCCCGAACGCCGTGATCACGTCGGTTCAGCGCGAGCGCGTGCCGTCGGTCACGCTGCAGGAGCGGGTGGTCGTGGGCGTCGAGCTTTGGCCGGTTCCGAGCTACAGCGAATATCGCTATGCTGTCGTCAACGACCGTCGGGTGATTGTCGAACCGAGGACGCGCCAGATCATCAAGATCATCGACTAA
- a CDS encoding thiamine pyrophosphate-binding protein, protein MAAAEGQTSPGSLDEKTAPEKASNEKAWHEVVLQALKRNDIRLVPYVPDRVLTTLIKNIHADPFFTTFPTAREEEAVGIVSGAWMGGLKGAVLMQTSGFATLANVLASLAIPYQIPLIMFVSERGTLGEFNYGQSLVCRTMRPVLDSLAMEHHTATRLDEFEFIVDRSIKQAITTQAPVALILSPLLTGGKVFDK, encoded by the coding sequence ATGGCGGCTGCCGAGGGACAAACCTCGCCGGGGAGCTTGGACGAGAAGACTGCTCCCGAGAAGGCTTCTAATGAGAAGGCCTGGCACGAGGTGGTGCTGCAAGCGCTCAAGCGCAACGACATCCGACTGGTGCCCTATGTGCCGGACCGCGTGCTGACGACGCTGATCAAGAATATTCACGCCGATCCGTTCTTCACCACCTTCCCGACCGCGCGCGAGGAAGAAGCCGTCGGGATCGTCTCCGGTGCCTGGATGGGCGGCCTGAAGGGGGCGGTGCTGATGCAGACTTCCGGTTTCGCCACGCTCGCCAACGTGCTGGCCTCGCTGGCGATCCCCTACCAGATTCCGCTGATCATGTTCGTGTCCGAACGCGGCACGCTCGGTGAATTCAATTACGGGCAGTCGCTGGTTTGCCGCACCATGCGGCCGGTGCTCGACTCGCTGGCGATGGAGCATCACACCGCGACCCGGCTCGACGAGTTCGAGTTCATCGTCGACCGATCGATCAAGCAGGCCATCACCACGCAGGCGCCGGTGGCGCTGATCCTGTCGCCGCTGTTGACCGGCGGCAAAGTGTTCGACAAGTGA
- a CDS encoding thiamine pyrophosphate-dependent enzyme: MNQPANTPARNTKVMNRFDLTSRLVAKLKNDEAVVGGIGNTNFDLWAAGHRPQNFYMLGSMGLAFPIALGVALAQPKRRVFALEGDGSLLMQMGCLSTIATLKPKNLTMVVMDNGVYQITGAQPTPAAAVSDIVAIAAGCGLSNSAWAADEEDFERLVDLSLSASGPTLIGVRIDDKPGVGTTRRDPVQIRERFMVGLGARQPL; encoded by the coding sequence ATGAACCAGCCAGCAAACACCCCTGCCCGCAACACCAAGGTGATGAACCGGTTCGATCTCACCTCGCGGCTGGTCGCCAAGTTGAAGAACGACGAAGCCGTGGTCGGCGGCATCGGCAATACCAATTTCGACCTGTGGGCTGCCGGCCATCGCCCGCAGAATTTCTATATGCTGGGCAGCATGGGCCTCGCTTTCCCGATTGCGCTCGGCGTCGCCCTGGCCCAGCCCAAGCGTCGCGTTTTCGCGCTGGAGGGCGACGGCTCGCTGTTGATGCAGATGGGGTGCCTATCGACCATCGCGACGCTGAAGCCGAAAAATCTCACCATGGTCGTGATGGATAACGGCGTCTACCAGATCACCGGCGCACAGCCGACCCCCGCCGCCGCGGTTTCCGATATCGTTGCAATCGCCGCCGGCTGCGGCCTGTCCAACAGCGCCTGGGCGGCCGACGAAGAGGATTTTGAGCGTCTGGTCGATCTGTCCCTGTCCGCTTCCGGGCCGACGCTGATCGGGGTTCGCATCGACGACAAGCCGGGAGTGGGAACCACCCGCAGGGATCCCGTCCAGATCAGGGAGCGCTTCATGGTTGGCCTCGGCGCGCGGCAGCCGTTATAA
- a CDS encoding VanZ family protein: MTTILRIFAWLLAAAVTFATLGPPQFRPHSDLGQDGEHAFAFVLVGLAFGFAYTRYRLLTTVISVVTIGIIEILQLWAPGRHARFEDFVVDALAACAGLAVAAGMDWVIQRSRRSSAGAT, from the coding sequence ATGACAACCATCTTACGGATATTCGCCTGGCTGTTGGCCGCTGCCGTGACCTTCGCGACGCTGGGACCGCCCCAATTCCGGCCGCATTCGGACCTCGGTCAGGACGGCGAGCATGCGTTCGCGTTCGTTCTGGTCGGTCTGGCGTTTGGCTTTGCCTATACTCGATACCGGCTGCTCACGACCGTGATCTCCGTCGTGACGATCGGCATCATCGAAATCCTGCAGCTCTGGGCCCCGGGAAGGCACGCCAGATTCGAGGATTTCGTGGTCGATGCGCTGGCGGCCTGTGCAGGCCTCGCCGTCGCGGCCGGCATGGATTGGGTCATTCAGCGATCGCGCCGATCCAGCGCCGGCGCGACCTGA
- the oxc gene encoding oxalyl-CoA decarboxylase has product MLKTAAKTETSTAEEAQQDLTDGFHLVIDALKLNDINTIYGVPGIPITDFGRMAQAEGIRVISFRHEQNAGNAAAIAGFLTKKPGVCLTVSAPGFLNGLTALANATTNCFPMILISGSSEREIVDLQQGDYEEMDQLAIAKPLCKAAFRVLHAADIGIGLARAIRAAVSGRPGGVYLDLPGKLFSQVMDATAGAKSLVKVIDPAPAQIPAPASVKRALDVLKGAKRPLIILGKGAAYAQADDDIRALVEKSGIPFLPMSMAKGLLPDTHPQCAGAARSTVLKDADVVMLIGARLNWLLSHGKGKTWGEAPKKFIQIDIEPREMDSNVEIAAPLVGDIGSCVAALLEGMGGNWPSAPADWVGTVNNKREENIAKMAPRLMNNKSPMDYHGALGALRNVIKERPDAILVNEGANTLDLARGIIDMYKPRKRLDVGTWGVMGIGMGFAIAAAIETGKPVLAVEGDSAFGFSGMEVETICRYNLPVCVVIFNNNGIYRGTDVNPTGGADVATTVFVKDSRYDKMMEAFGGVGVNATTPDELKRAVDAAMDSGKPTLINAVIDPAAGSESGRIGNLNPQSMLKKK; this is encoded by the coding sequence ATGCTGAAAACCGCAGCCAAGACCGAGACCTCCACCGCGGAAGAAGCACAGCAGGATCTGACGGATGGCTTTCATCTCGTCATCGACGCGCTCAAGCTCAACGACATCAACACGATCTACGGTGTGCCCGGCATCCCGATCACCGACTTCGGCCGGATGGCACAGGCTGAAGGCATCCGCGTCATCTCGTTCCGGCATGAGCAGAACGCCGGCAATGCCGCGGCGATCGCCGGCTTCCTGACCAAAAAGCCCGGCGTCTGCCTCACGGTGTCGGCCCCGGGCTTTCTCAACGGCCTGACGGCGCTGGCCAATGCCACTACCAACTGCTTTCCGATGATCCTGATCTCCGGCTCGTCCGAGCGCGAGATCGTCGATCTGCAACAGGGCGACTACGAAGAGATGGACCAGTTGGCGATCGCCAAGCCGCTCTGCAAGGCGGCCTTCCGCGTCCTGCATGCGGCGGACATCGGCATCGGCCTGGCGCGCGCGATCCGCGCCGCCGTTTCGGGCCGCCCGGGCGGCGTCTATCTCGATCTGCCGGGCAAACTTTTCTCGCAGGTGATGGACGCCACGGCTGGTGCCAAGTCGCTGGTCAAGGTCATCGACCCCGCTCCTGCCCAGATTCCCGCGCCCGCTTCGGTCAAGCGCGCGCTCGATGTGTTGAAAGGTGCAAAACGCCCGCTGATCATCCTCGGCAAGGGCGCGGCCTACGCGCAGGCCGATGACGATATCCGCGCGCTGGTCGAGAAGAGCGGCATTCCCTTCCTGCCGATGAGCATGGCCAAGGGCCTGTTGCCCGACACCCATCCGCAATGCGCGGGAGCGGCGCGCTCGACGGTGCTGAAGGACGCCGACGTCGTGATGCTGATCGGCGCCCGCCTCAACTGGCTGCTGTCGCACGGCAAGGGCAAGACATGGGGCGAGGCCCCGAAGAAATTCATCCAGATAGACATCGAGCCCAGGGAGATGGACTCAAACGTCGAGATCGCGGCTCCGCTGGTCGGCGATATCGGTTCCTGCGTCGCCGCGCTGCTCGAGGGCATGGGCGGCAACTGGCCTTCGGCGCCGGCCGACTGGGTCGGCACCGTCAATAACAAGAGAGAAGAAAACATCGCCAAGATGGCGCCGCGGCTAATGAACAACAAGTCGCCGATGGACTATCACGGCGCCCTCGGCGCGCTGCGCAACGTCATCAAGGAGCGGCCGGACGCCATTCTCGTCAACGAAGGCGCCAACACGCTCGATCTCGCCCGCGGCATCATCGACATGTACAAGCCGCGCAAGCGCCTCGACGTCGGCACCTGGGGCGTGATGGGCATCGGCATGGGTTTTGCGATCGCAGCCGCCATCGAGACCGGCAAGCCGGTGCTCGCGGTCGAAGGCGACAGCGCCTTTGGCTTCTCCGGCATGGAAGTCGAGACGATCTGCCGCTACAACCTGCCGGTCTGCGTCGTGATCTTCAACAACAACGGCATCTATCGCGGCACCGACGTCAATCCGACCGGCGGCGCCGATGTCGCGACCACCGTATTCGTCAAGGACTCGCGCTACGACAAGATGATGGAGGCGTTCGGCGGCGTCGGCGTCAATGCGACGACGCCCGACGAGTTGAAGCGCGCCGTGGACGCGGCGATGGACTCGGGCAAGCCGACCCTCATCAACGCGGTGATCGACCCGGCGGCGGGCTCCGAGAGCGGCCGCATCGGCAACCTCAACCCGCAAAGCATGCTGAAGAAGAAATAA
- the oxlT gene encoding oxalate/formate MFS antiporter: MTTTATQPTAAAEAPYFRWMQLAMGVVCMAMIANLQYGWTLFVDPIDAKYHWGRAAIQLAFTLFVVTETWLVPIEAWFVDKYGPSVVIAFGGVMIAIAWVLNSYADSLVILYIAAIVGGIGAGSVYGTCVGNALKWFPDHRGLAAGATAAGFGAGAAITVVPIANMIAASGYQHAFLTFGIGQGVIVFILAFFLRKPSRVMPAKKKQLNLPQTKIDFTPPQVLRSPIFWIMYLVFVMVAAGGLMTAAQIAPIAHDFKIANEPVGILGFQMAALTFAISLDRIFDGFGRPFFGWVSDTIGREHTMFIAFGTAALMVLTLSVYGHIPIVFVLATAVYFGVFGEIYSLFPATSGDTFGVKFATTNNGMLYTAKGTASLLVPLASIVAANYGWQAVFAIAVALNATAALLALFVIKPMRRAFILGNEAMTDARARDVKAA, translated from the coding sequence ATGACCACCACCGCCACACAACCAACAGCTGCGGCAGAAGCCCCGTATTTCCGCTGGATGCAACTTGCGATGGGTGTCGTCTGCATGGCGATGATCGCAAATCTGCAATACGGCTGGACGCTGTTCGTCGATCCGATCGACGCCAAATATCACTGGGGCAGAGCCGCGATCCAGTTGGCCTTTACGCTTTTCGTGGTCACGGAAACCTGGCTGGTACCGATCGAAGCCTGGTTCGTCGACAAGTACGGCCCGAGCGTCGTGATCGCGTTCGGCGGGGTGATGATCGCGATTGCCTGGGTGCTGAATTCCTACGCCGATTCGCTGGTGATTCTTTATATTGCTGCGATCGTCGGCGGAATCGGCGCCGGCTCGGTGTACGGAACCTGCGTCGGCAACGCTTTGAAATGGTTTCCAGACCACCGCGGCTTGGCCGCAGGCGCGACCGCGGCCGGCTTCGGCGCCGGCGCCGCGATTACCGTGGTGCCGATTGCGAACATGATTGCGGCCAGCGGCTATCAGCACGCGTTCCTGACCTTTGGCATTGGACAAGGCGTGATCGTCTTCATCCTGGCATTTTTTCTGCGCAAACCGTCGCGCGTGATGCCGGCGAAAAAGAAGCAGCTCAACCTGCCGCAGACCAAGATCGACTTCACCCCGCCCCAGGTGCTGCGCAGCCCGATCTTCTGGATAATGTATCTGGTGTTCGTGATGGTCGCGGCGGGCGGCCTGATGACTGCGGCGCAGATCGCGCCGATTGCCCACGACTTCAAGATCGCCAACGAACCGGTCGGCATTCTCGGCTTCCAGATGGCCGCGTTGACCTTTGCGATTTCGCTCGACCGCATCTTTGACGGTTTCGGCCGGCCGTTCTTCGGCTGGGTCTCCGACACCATCGGCCGCGAACACACCATGTTCATCGCGTTCGGAACGGCCGCGCTGATGGTGCTGACGCTGTCGGTGTACGGTCACATTCCGATCGTCTTCGTGCTGGCGACCGCGGTATATTTCGGCGTGTTCGGCGAGATCTACAGCCTGTTTCCCGCCACCAGCGGCGATACCTTCGGCGTGAAATTCGCCACCACCAACAACGGCATGCTGTACACGGCGAAGGGAACGGCCTCGCTGCTGGTGCCGCTGGCGAGCATCGTCGCGGCCAATTACGGCTGGCAGGCGGTGTTCGCGATCGCGGTTGCGCTCAACGCCACCGCCGCACTGCTGGCCCTGTTCGTGATCAAACCGATGCGGCGCGCCTTTATCCTCGGCAATGAAGCCATGACCGACGCCAGGGCGCGAGACGTCAAAGCCGCCTGA